A part of Bacteroidia bacterium genomic DNA contains:
- a CDS encoding 3-hydroxyanthranilate 3,4-dioxygenase, whose amino-acid sequence MAKYPVLNFHKWIEDNRHLLKPPVGNKVVYDETDDFIIMVVGGPNSRTDYHFNETEEFFYMLEGEMVLKIQEDGHPVDIPIKEGEIFLLPPKVPHSPRRPAGSIGLVIERKRDSSHTDGLLWFCQNCNHKLFEEYFPLENIMTQMQGIFAKFYESEELRTCKNCGTVMPVPARAV is encoded by the coding sequence ATGGCAAAATATCCCGTACTAAATTTCCATAAATGGATTGAAGATAACCGGCACCTTCTCAAGCCGCCAGTAGGCAACAAAGTAGTGTATGATGAAACCGATGATTTTATCATTATGGTTGTTGGAGGGCCAAATTCCCGCACCGATTATCACTTCAATGAAACCGAAGAGTTTTTTTATATGCTCGAAGGGGAAATGGTACTGAAAATCCAGGAAGACGGGCATCCGGTAGATATTCCGATAAAAGAAGGTGAGATTTTTCTTTTGCCACCCAAAGTACCGCATTCTCCCCGCCGCCCGGCAGGCAGTATCGGGCTGGTCATTGAGCGAAAAAGAGACAGTTCCCATACCGACGGGTTGCTGTGGTTTTGCCAAAACTGCAACCATAAGTTGTTTGAAGAATATTTTCCGCTTGAAAATATCATGACCCAGATGCAGGGCATTTTTGCTAAGTTTTACGAATCCGAAGAACTTCGCACCTGCAAGAATTGCGGAACCGTAATGCCTGTACCTGCCCGGGCGGTGTGA